TTGTGGCGGAAATCGTTAAATGGAGCTTTGGCGAATCTAAGGTTGAACAAAACAAGTGGGTGGAATTTCTCGAACCAATCGAAAAGGGAGCAAGGACAGCACTATCTCAGACAAATCGTACAAAAGCGATCGCTGCTTTGGTGGAGTTAATCGGCAATCCACAACTGGATTATTCTACCCGAAGGCAAGCGGCAGATAGCTTAGGGGAAATTGGCTCTGGCAACCAAAAAGCGATCGCTGCTTTGATACAGTTAATCGGCAAACCACAACTGAATGATTCTACCCGAAGGCAAGCGGCAGATAGCTTAGGCAAAATTGACCCAGGCAACGAAAAAGCGATTGATACCTTGGTGGAGTTAATCGGCAAACCACAACTAGATGATGATACCCAATATCTATCGGCAGAAAGCTTAGGGAAGATTGGCTCTGGCAACCAAAAAGCGATCGCTGCCTTGATACAGTTAATCGGTAAACGACAACTGGATGATTTTACCCGATGGCAAGCGGCATTAAGCTTAGAGAAAATTGGCTCTGGCAACCAAAAGGCGATCGCTGCTTTGGTGGGGTTAATTGGCAAACCACAACTGGATGATTCTGCCCGAATGCTAGCGGCATCTAGCTTAAGGCAAATTGACCCAGGCAACCAAAAAGCAATTGATGTCTTGGTGGAGTTAATCGGCAAACTACAACTGGATGATGATACCCGAAGGCTAGCGGCATCTAGCTTAAGGAAAATTGGTTATGGCAACCAAAAAGCGATTGATGCTTTGATGGAATTAATTGGCAAATCACAACTGAATAATTCTACCCAATGGCAAGCGGCATCTAGCTTAGGGCAAATTGACCCAGGCAACCAAAAAGCGATTGATGTCTTGGTGGAGTTAATCTGCAAACCACAACTGGATGATTTTACCCAAAGGCAAGCGGCATCTAGCTTAGGGCAAATTGGTTATGGCAACCAAAAAGCGATTGATGCTTTGGTGGAGTTAATCGGCAAACCACAACTGGATTATTCTACCCAATGGCAAGCGGCATTTAGCTTAGGGCAAATTGGTTATGGCAACCAAAAAGTGATTGATGCTTTGGTGGAGTTAATTGGCAAACCACAACTGAATGATTCTACCCAATGGCAAGCGGCACAAAGCTTAGAGCAAATTAACCCTGGCAACCAAAAAGCGATTGATGCTTTGATAAAGTTAATCGGCAAACCACAACTGGATGATTTTACCCGATGGGAAGCGGCATCTAGCTTAGGACGAATTGACCCTAGTAACCAAAAAGCGATTGATGCTTTGATGGAGTTAATCAGCAAACCACAACTGGATTATTCTACGCGAAGGTTAGGGGCAGAAAGCTTAGGGCAAATTGGTTATGGCAACCAAAAAGCGATTGATGCTTTGGTGGAGTTAATCGGCAAACCACAACTGGATGATTTTACTCGAAGGCTAGCGGCAGAAAGCTTAGGTCAAATTGACCCTGGCAACCAAAAAGCGATTGATGCTTTGGTGGAGTTAATCGGCAAACCAGAACTGCATGATTCTACCCGAAGGTTAGTGGCAGAAAGCTTAGGGAAAATTCTGTTAAAGGAACAGATGCCGAGTGTTATCAACGGGTTGAAGGATTACTTATCACCTGAAACTTACAAAAATGACTTTAAGCGATTTGATAATTGCTACGAAGTTATCTGGAAGTGCGCCCAAACTATGCCCTACCCCGCTTTTTACCAAGCTTGGCATCAACAAGAGAAAGTGAAAGATGGAGAGTAGGAAAGAAAAATACTTCCTCCAGCCAAAACATAAGCGAAATGTGGAAGCAACAATCCCTTGTAAAGACGCGATTCATCGCCTCTAGTAAGCGTCTCCTAAATCTATCGCGTCCGATCTTTCCGCAATTCAGGGAATGCGATCGCACCTAATAAAACAGATATCGTAAACAGAATGGGAATGCGATCGTTTTTTTGATTGCTGCGATGAATTGATTAAGCGATCGCCTTTACGGTTTATATACCTCACTGCGATGAGCGATCTTTCAAGGCTTTAATGTTGGGGTGCGATCGAGGAGTTTGTTCTAGCTGCTGCAAACATCGGGCAATTTTCTTAGCAAAAGTTTTGTCAACATAATTCGTAATGAATTCGCCCTTGATAAAATTAGAAAATATATTGTCAATAACCCAAGCAATTGGGAAGGCGATCGCGAACAACTACTCCATTAATTGCGATCGCCATTTTAAGGAATATCCACACCTCTTTTAGAGATAGTGAAACAATATCTGCAACGGCTCAATTTTGACATTATGCCACCAAGGAATGTCTACGACGGGCTATTCGGCGTCGCACTCATCATAAAATTGGGAGTGGATGGTTTACCACTCCCTACTCTTTCTACGCTTCAATAACTACCCGCAAATTACCCCGTTTTTTGGCAACGCGACAAGCAGTCGTAGTCCCAGAACGCTCGAATTCTAAATCGAGGATGGTGGGGCCGACTCGCAAATTATGAAATGACAGGCGATTAATCGATTCTGGCAAAGCAGGGTCAATTATTCGCAAACAGTTATTTTGAGCATCAGGCACCAAGTTGACCATCATTTGCAGCAGTTGGAAGATACTACCAGTAGCCCAAGCTTGGGGAGTACAGGCGACTGGATACTGCACAGGGGCATTATCACCGTTCCGTTCATAACCGCAGAAAAGTTCTGGAGGACGTTCATAAGGCTGCCGACTAGTCATGTCGAATAAACCTTGAAAAATTTCTAGGGCTTGATCGATTAGACCGAGCGATCGCAATCCCATTGCAATCAGAGCGTTATCATGGGGCCAAACTGAACCAGTGTGATAGCCCATTGGATTGTAAGCGGGTGACGAACTACTTAGGGTACGAATGCCCCAACCATTAAACATATCTGGCGCTCGCAACCGTTCTGCTACACTATAAGCTCTTTCGTGCGTGAAAAGACCCAAATGCAAACAATGACCGGGATTTGAGGTAATACTGTCTACGGGTTTGCCATCTCCATCTAAAGCCAAGGCGCAAAAATCCTGGTCTTCTACCCAAAAATCTCGATTAAAACGAACCTTCAGACTTCTAGCCTCTTCTTGCCAACGATCTGCCAAATCAAGCCGCTTTTTCATCCTCGCTATTTCTGCAAGGCGCATTTTTGCAGCATAGACATAAGCTTGCACCTCACAAAGAGCAATTGGGCCGTTAGCTAATTCTCCCTTGTGGTCTACAATGCAGTCACCAGAGTCTTTCCAACCTTGGTTAACCAGACCGCGTTTAGATTTACGGAAGTAGCTGAGGTAACTGGTTTGTTGGGTATTGCGATCGATCCACTCCATTGCTGCTAGAGCATTTGGCCAAAGTAGCTCTAGGAGTTCTTGATCGTGAGTCCAAGCATAATGTTCGGCATACAGCATTAGCCACAGGGGAGTGGCATCAACAGTACCATAGTATGGTGTATGGGGAATTTCTTGACAACGAGCCATTTCTCCCAAACGTAACTCGTGCAGAATTTTACCTGGTTCTTCTTCACGCCATTCGTCGTCTATTTTGCCTTGATATGTCGCCAGTAATATCAGGGTTTCTTTGGCGATTTGCGAGTTTAACATCAAGGTTTGAGAGGCTGTAACCAGCGAATCCCGACCAAATAATGTCGAAAACCACGGAACTCCAGCCGAAACAGTCTTATGCTTACCAAAGGATTGGCCCAACAAATACATATCTTGCTCGGCTCGCTCAATCACTCGATTGAATGTGCTTTTATCTGAGCTAATGCGGGTAATTTGCTGTAACCAGTTTTGCTCCTCCATCAACTCAGCAGCTTTCGCCTGTCCTAATGTAGTGGCGGCACTTACAGTTGAACTGGATTGGTTGTTTTTTAACATATTCACCCGATAACCCAGCTTTTGGGTTTCGTGAGAAGCCAACTCTAGCTGCCAAACCGCAGTGTACCCTTTGAAATAGTCTGGTTGCCGATGCTGGAATAAAACACGGGATTCCATCACCGAGCCATCCAAACCTTGATAGGCAAGTGTTAAGCATTCTTCCTTAAAAGTTGATGGGTCTTTGGGTACTGGTGAAACCCCATCGACAATTCCTTCTTCAATCGTCGGTTCTACTAGCCGTAAAAGCCTACCTCGTTTTTCTCTGTCATAACCCCGGACTTCAAATAAATCAACAAAATCTGCATCGAAGCTGAGGCTTAGTTCAAAATTTACAGTTGTTGTACTGTAGTTAGATATCTCTATTTCTTCAAATAGAGCGCCATTGAGGACTATTTCTCGCCGAATTCCGATCGTTTCGGCTCTGAGACGTTCGTCAATTCTGGGGTTGGTACACAAAGCTGAGAGAGAAAACCCTTTTTCGGCAGTACTACTCAGGAGTACTGGCGATCGCCCTTCAATTTGCAACTCCAAGCGATTCAGAAATCTCGTATCACAACAAAACAGCCCCATACTGGGATTACCATCGTTGAGGGAACAGCCAGAAATATTCCCGATAGTATCTGTCACAAAAAACAAATCATCATCTTTAACCGTCAGTGTCGGTTGCGATCTTTCACTCACAACACAAGGCCACTCCGGGATAGGTAATTGTTCGGCAGGAATAAAAGTTTTTCCATCCAGGAAAATTTTTTCCGGGGTCATTAGCGTATCCGGTGTCATTAGCCAAAGTTCCGTGTACTGGTTGTAGATTTTGTGGTATTTGGAGAAAAAATCCGCTCTCTAAAAACTTGTTTGAGCCATTCTAGCCAAAATAATTTTTACGTACTGCTGACAAAATAGCAGCCCTCAAATCCATATAAGTAAATATTGATAAATTTATATTGTATAAGTCTAAACTCAATACTGGAAGCTGGGACTTTTAGATAATTCTCTAGTCGTTAACTTTTCTCAAGATACAAGACATATATAATCCGCAAAAATGCGAAATTCCCTGTTCTTGTTGGGTAAAGATATAGCGGTTCTCATTTATGTGAGGTACACCCGTAGGGGCAATTCATGAATTACCCTTACACCTTACGAGATGATGTTGCACCACATTTCGATGGGAACCGCTATAGTATTTCTTCTCTAAACTATTATATGATTTTGTCTTGAATATCTGTGGTGTTTAATTAGACAAATTTATGATTGCTGATTATTTTCATCAATAATTACGTATTGAATTATACGGTAGTAATTGTTTTTGGGTAAGAAAATTTATTTAGTGGGTATGAATCTCAAATGGGCAATGTCTAGGACGAGCTACACCAAAGCATTAGGCTCAATTATTCAGTGGTTGCCAACAAAAATAAAGTTAAAAAATTACACTAATTAATTACTTAGTACTTAGTATGGAAAGATTTTAACTGTGCAAGCATATTTCAAAAGTTAGTCAAGAATGTATATTGGGCGTAGTAGGTTGTCAATTAACAAATCAATTTGGTAACAAAATGTTGCGCCTGTTTTGGCGGAAAGCGCTTTTTAGCGTTCTTTACATATTGCAACTCTCTATTTAACTTGAGAGTCCCTTGGAATTTGTACAATGCAGCTGTGACGTGGATCTGATCGAGGTTGAGCGTTTAACAATAATTCATGAGCATTTCGACTTCTGTGCTGAGTGATCTGCTAAAGTCCCTACCATACTTGCGGCCCCAGCTATATTTTAAGGCTTCACTAACGGCGCTTTCCCACGCGATGGAAGATCAAGTTTTGGCTGGGACTTTAGCCCAACCCCTTGTAATTGCTAGTTTTCAGCGAGAGCGATTCTACCGCCAAGAAGCTCATCGCTATCAGCGACTTGCCTTGCGGAGTAATCAAATATACGTGTTATCTGCCCCAGAAACGGATTTCACCAACAGTTCGGAACACTACGAAAAGGTTGCTTTTGAGCCAAAGGACGGCTTAAGTCATGAGTGGCATTTGGTAGTGATTGCTGACAATTATGCAACTTGTCTAGTTTGCCGAGAAAGCCTTGGTTCTATTGCTAAAAACAAGCAACTACCAGAACTAAGCCCGAATCTGGATATAGACACAGCGCGAAGATTTGAGGGAATTTGGACATCAGAAAGGGGAGTTAGCCTCAAAGCTGCCGAATTGCTGTTAGACAGGATTTTGGTTTACAGACCAGAACTGGCCAGTAAAATTGAGGAGGCCCGTCAGAGGTTTGGCATCGGACAGCCGCGAAGCCTTTCTGGAGCAGAACAGGTGAATGAATATGCTTGTGACATTGATACAGATCCCTTTGTACAGCGCTTAGTAACTTATTTGCAAGCTAGTCAGTACAAACTGCACAAAGCCTACCGTTCCATTGCTGCCCAAGCACGAAAAGAACGATTAGTCAACTCCATTAGTACTGCTATTCGGCGATCGCTCGATCCTCATGAAGTTCTCCAGGTGGCAGCACAAGAATTAGGACAACACCTAGAAGCTTGTCGCTGTCTAATTTACCGCGCTCAAGCCACAGATAGCCAAGCCATCATTGAACACGAGTTTTTGAATCCCGGTATTTTATCGGTTCGTGGGCAAACCTGGGAATTAGAGAAAAATTCCCTATTTCAGGACATAGTGGAACAAGGTGAAGGGGTTTGTATTAGCGATACCCTGAATGACCCCCGTGTTAACAATTCGCCAGGACTTTCTTTGATTGCCAAAAAGTTTGCCATTCGTTCTTGGCTGATGGAACCAGTATTTTATCAAGGGCGATTATTGGGCATTGTGGAGTTGCACTACTGCCGGATGCCGCCGCACGAGTGCCAACCAGGGGAGTTGGATTTGGTAGAAGCGATCGCTACTCAAGTCGGAGCGGCTCTCATCCAAGCGGAAGCCTACGCTAACCTAGAAGAACTTAACCAACAGCTAGAAGCCCTAGACCGCACCCGCAGCAACCTGATAGCCATCACTGGACACGAACTGCGTACCCCCCTATCCACCATTCAAGTATGTCTAGAAAGTCTCGCTAGTGAGCCGGATATGCCCTTAGAGTTGCAGCAAATTATGCTCAACACTGCCCTTTCCGACTCAGAACGGATGCGAAAATTGGTACAAGATTTCCTCACACTTTCTAATTTGGAAAGCGGTCGAGTGCAATGGCATCCAGAATCCCTGACTTTACAAGAGTGCGTGGATTTAGCACTCAGCCGTAACCGCACCCGTTCTTCAACAGAAAAGCCCCCCCAAATCAAGACTCAAATTGCCGAAAATCTACCTCTAGTAAGGGCTGATGGTGATTGGCTAGTAGAGGTACTAGCAAAACTCATGGACAACGCTTGTAAATTTACGCCACCCCAAGGAGAAATCACTATTAAAGCGATTTCCAACAGCCATCAAATGGTCGAGGTAACTGTGGCTGACACTGGACGCGGCATTGAACCAAATCGTTTAGAAGTCGTTTTTGACCGCTTCTATCAAGAAGAGGGAGCGCTACGCCGGACTACTGGCGGAACTGGACTTGGTTTAGCTATTTGTCGTCAAATTGTGAATGGCTGGGGTGGAGAAATTTGGGCAGAGTCAACCGGCAAAGACCAGGGTAGTCAGTTTCACTTCACCATCCCCATTGTTCAAAATAGCCACGAGGAAAAGCGGATAAAAGTCAAGAGTAAATAGGAATTGGATATGGGGCATGGGGCATGGGTTTTAACAAATGACAAAGAAAAAAGGACAAATGACTAAAAACTGTTACAGTCTATAACGCGATCGCAATATGATCCTGGTTGCGATGTTAGGATTCCCTAAAAACATTGAGAGAATCATCTTTATGGCAGAAACACTCTCTGGACAAACCCCGCTATTTGCTGGCAGCACTGGTGGCTTGCTAAATAAAGCAAAAGTGGAAGAAAAGTACGCTATCACTTGGACTAGCCCACAAGAGCAAGTATTTGAATTGCCTACTGGTGGTGCTGCTACTGCACGCAAAGGTGAAAACCTGTTGTACTTAGCTCGGAAAGAACAAGGGATCGCTTTAGGTGGTCAACTCCGTAAATTCAAAATCACCAACTACAAAATTTACCGGATTCTACCCAACGGAGAAACTACCTTAATTCACCCAGCTGATGGTGTCTTCCCCGAAAAAGTAAATGAAGGTCGTGAAAAAGTGCGTTACGTCCCACGCAGCATTGGGCAAAACCCCAATCCATCACAACTCAAGTTCAGTGGTAAAGCTACCCACGACGCATAGGGACTAGGGACTGGGGAAGAAGCAAGGGAACTCTTAGCTGTGGAACAAGGAAGACAAGGGAGACAAGGGGGAATTATTAAACAAGTCTCTCCCTCTCCCCCCTCTTCCTTGTCTCCCTTGTCTCTTCTTCATTCCCAATGCCCAATTCCCAATGCCCCATGCCCACCCTCTTAGCTATCTATGGTATTCCCCGATTTCTCTGAATTTTCCCAACTAGCTCAACAAGGCAACTTTGTGCCTGTATATCAAGAATGGGTAGCGGATTTAGATACGCCCGTATCTGCTTGGTATAAAGTTTGTGCAGGTCAGCCCTACAGCTTTTTGTTGGAATCCATAGAAGGTGGAGAAAAACTAGGTCGTTATAGTTTAGTGGGTTGCGATCCCCTTTGGGTTTTGGAAGCAAGGGGCGATCGCACCACCCAATTAAATCGCGATGGCTCGCAGGTCGTTTTTGCCGGCGACCCTTTTACAACTTTAGCCGAATGTTTAGCACCTTATCACCCAGTCAAGTTACCTCAGCTACCGCCAGGAATTGGGGGGTTGTTTGGGTTCTGGGGCTATGAATTGATTAACTGGATTGAGCCGCGCGTGCCAATCTATCCACCAGATGAACGAAATATCCCTGATGGGTTGTGGATGCAGGTAGACCATCTATTGATTTTTGACCAGGTAAAGCGGAAAATTTGGGCGATCGCTTATGCTGATTTACGCAACCCCAATGTAGATTTACACGCAGCCTATCAACAAGCGGGCGATCGCGTCACCCAAATGCTGGAAAAGCTATCTCTCCCCCTATCCCCCGAAAAAACTCGATTGGAATGGAAACCGCCAGGAAGTAGGGGCGCAGAGGAGCATAAAAGTGGAAGTACAGAGGAGTACAACAGTAATTTCACCCGCCCTGATTTTTGTGCCAGCGTCCAAAAGGCCAAAGACTACATCAAAGCAGGTGATATCTTCCAAGTAGTAATTTCTCAGCGACTATCAACAACATATACAGGCGATCCCTTTGCCCTTTACCGCTCCCTACGTCAGATAAATCCTTCGCCTTACATGGCTTACTTTAACTTCCAAAATTGGCAAATTATCGGTTCTAGCCCGGAAGTGATGGTGAAAGCCGAAACCGATCCAGATGGTGGAGTTATCGCAACAGTGCGCCCAATTGCTGGGACACGTCCACGGGGGAAAACTACCCAGGAAGATGCAGCCTACGCTCAAGAGTTACTTGAAGATCCCAAGGAAGTCGCTGAACACGTGATGCTTGTAGATTTAGGGCGGAATGATTTGGGGCGGGTTTGTCAAAATGGTAGTGTTAAAGTTGATGAATTAATGGTAGTTGAGCGCTATTCCCATGTCATGCACATTGTTAGCAATGTTGTGGGGAAATTAGCACTTGATAAAACAGCATGGGATTTATTGAAAGCTTGCTTCCCAGCAGGTACGGTAAGCGGCGCACCAAAAATCCGGGCGATGGAAATTGTTCACGAGTTAGAGTCTAGCCGTCGCGGTGTTTACTCTGGTGTCTATGGATATTACGATTTTGAAGGACAATTAAATACTGCGATCGCAATTCGCACAATGGTAGTACATAATCAGACAGTTAGTGTGCAAGCAGGTGCAGGTTTAGTAGCTGATTCTGAGCCAGAAAAAGAATATGAAGAGACGCTAAATAAAGCTAGAGGTTTATTAGAAGCAATTCGTTGTTTACGTTGAATTTGGAGACTTGGGAAAACTGATACAAAGGAGAAAATGAGAATAATAACTCCCAAGATAGTTTAGTTAAGGTTATTTAATGAAAATATATAGATCCCAAATCCGCGATAAATCTCCGTCAGGATGAAGGACTGATTATTGTAAAGACGGCGATTAATCGCGTCTCTTGCTTGAAGCGAACAATATTGTAAAAACTCCTAATATCATGTCCGCTTGATTGCTTATTAAACCCGAAGAACCCCACCCCCAACCCCTCCCCGCAAGCGGGGAGGGGTTGGGGGTGGGGTTCTTTTATTATGGGTAATTTGGCGGACATGATATAACTCCTGTATGCAATTAATCGCGTCTCTCCTAGAGTACAGACGCGATTAATTGCGTCTCTCCTAACTCTTAACTCCTAACTCCTAACTCAGCACTCATAAAGGCGCACTGGTTTTTATTAGTTAATTCTAAAACCGGGCTTGATATAAGTACAGTAATAGTTCGATTTGCTGTATGAGAATCTAGACCAGACTTTAAAAGTTGATTTATCAATATCCTTCTATTTTGAATTATGTAGGTTTTACTTTGAACTGCAAGATGTTTAGAAACAATTTCTGCTACTTCTAAGCCCATGTATCCACAAT
This Nostoc sp. KVJ3 DNA region includes the following protein-coding sequences:
- a CDS encoding amylo-alpha-1,6-glucosidase, with the protein product MTPDTLMTPEKIFLDGKTFIPAEQLPIPEWPCVVSERSQPTLTVKDDDLFFVTDTIGNISGCSLNDGNPSMGLFCCDTRFLNRLELQIEGRSPVLLSSTAEKGFSLSALCTNPRIDERLRAETIGIRREIVLNGALFEEIEISNYSTTTVNFELSLSFDADFVDLFEVRGYDREKRGRLLRLVEPTIEEGIVDGVSPVPKDPSTFKEECLTLAYQGLDGSVMESRVLFQHRQPDYFKGYTAVWQLELASHETQKLGYRVNMLKNNQSSSTVSAATTLGQAKAAELMEEQNWLQQITRISSDKSTFNRVIERAEQDMYLLGQSFGKHKTVSAGVPWFSTLFGRDSLVTASQTLMLNSQIAKETLILLATYQGKIDDEWREEEPGKILHELRLGEMARCQEIPHTPYYGTVDATPLWLMLYAEHYAWTHDQELLELLWPNALAAMEWIDRNTQQTSYLSYFRKSKRGLVNQGWKDSGDCIVDHKGELANGPIALCEVQAYVYAAKMRLAEIARMKKRLDLADRWQEEARSLKVRFNRDFWVEDQDFCALALDGDGKPVDSITSNPGHCLHLGLFTHERAYSVAERLRAPDMFNGWGIRTLSSSSPAYNPMGYHTGSVWPHDNALIAMGLRSLGLIDQALEIFQGLFDMTSRQPYERPPELFCGYERNGDNAPVQYPVACTPQAWATGSIFQLLQMMVNLVPDAQNNCLRIIDPALPESINRLSFHNLRVGPTILDLEFERSGTTTACRVAKKRGNLRVVIEA
- a CDS encoding DICT sensory domain-containing protein, whose translation is MSISTSVLSDLLKSLPYLRPQLYFKASLTALSHAMEDQVLAGTLAQPLVIASFQRERFYRQEAHRYQRLALRSNQIYVLSAPETDFTNSSEHYEKVAFEPKDGLSHEWHLVVIADNYATCLVCRESLGSIAKNKQLPELSPNLDIDTARRFEGIWTSERGVSLKAAELLLDRILVYRPELASKIEEARQRFGIGQPRSLSGAEQVNEYACDIDTDPFVQRLVTYLQASQYKLHKAYRSIAAQARKERLVNSISTAIRRSLDPHEVLQVAAQELGQHLEACRCLIYRAQATDSQAIIEHEFLNPGILSVRGQTWELEKNSLFQDIVEQGEGVCISDTLNDPRVNNSPGLSLIAKKFAIRSWLMEPVFYQGRLLGIVELHYCRMPPHECQPGELDLVEAIATQVGAALIQAEAYANLEELNQQLEALDRTRSNLIAITGHELRTPLSTIQVCLESLASEPDMPLELQQIMLNTALSDSERMRKLVQDFLTLSNLESGRVQWHPESLTLQECVDLALSRNRTRSSTEKPPQIKTQIAENLPLVRADGDWLVEVLAKLMDNACKFTPPQGEITIKAISNSHQMVEVTVADTGRGIEPNRLEVVFDRFYQEEGALRRTTGGTGLGLAICRQIVNGWGGEIWAESTGKDQGSQFHFTIPIVQNSHEEKRIKVKSK
- a CDS encoding photosystem I reaction center subunit II PsaD codes for the protein MAETLSGQTPLFAGSTGGLLNKAKVEEKYAITWTSPQEQVFELPTGGAATARKGENLLYLARKEQGIALGGQLRKFKITNYKIYRILPNGETTLIHPADGVFPEKVNEGREKVRYVPRSIGQNPNPSQLKFSGKATHDA
- the trpE gene encoding anthranilate synthase component I; amino-acid sequence: MVFPDFSEFSQLAQQGNFVPVYQEWVADLDTPVSAWYKVCAGQPYSFLLESIEGGEKLGRYSLVGCDPLWVLEARGDRTTQLNRDGSQVVFAGDPFTTLAECLAPYHPVKLPQLPPGIGGLFGFWGYELINWIEPRVPIYPPDERNIPDGLWMQVDHLLIFDQVKRKIWAIAYADLRNPNVDLHAAYQQAGDRVTQMLEKLSLPLSPEKTRLEWKPPGSRGAEEHKSGSTEEYNSNFTRPDFCASVQKAKDYIKAGDIFQVVISQRLSTTYTGDPFALYRSLRQINPSPYMAYFNFQNWQIIGSSPEVMVKAETDPDGGVIATVRPIAGTRPRGKTTQEDAAYAQELLEDPKEVAEHVMLVDLGRNDLGRVCQNGSVKVDELMVVERYSHVMHIVSNVVGKLALDKTAWDLLKACFPAGTVSGAPKIRAMEIVHELESSRRGVYSGVYGYYDFEGQLNTAIAIRTMVVHNQTVSVQAGAGLVADSEPEKEYEETLNKARGLLEAIRCLR